The DNA sequence CACAATTTTGAAATAATATTTTCTGACCCTTGAAATGTTCGTCTTCTATTTTTTTGATCGTCAATGCTCTTTGATATGCTTCTTCTAAGGCATTTTCTGAACTATTACTAATCCAGCGTCTGGTAGAACGAAAAAGACGATTAAACATGGAATATAAGCCAAACTGATAAGATTTAATTTTATATATTATCCTAGATCATTTCAGTTCGCCCTAAAATTACAGATGAAGAAAGAGAAAAAAGAAAAGTTATAAGACTTCTTGTAAAACTAAAATCGAAATCGATTCCTATAAGAAAAAATTTGCTTTCCCTAGCCTTTGCTATTTAAACTCTTCCAACTCTTGACTTGCTTCAAATAGTTCAAGCTAAAATTTTCTGTGGAAATAAGCAAAGATTTTCTATTTTTTCTAACAAGGGGTTTAAACCCCCTGCTAATTTCTAATGGAGTAGTTATCCATTGACGCTCTATCAACTAGGCATTGACCGCTAATTCAACAACTTTTTGGAATGCTTCAGCGTCTTGAATAGCTAATTGGGCTAAGATTTTGCGATTTAAGCTGATGTTAGCTTTATCCAATTTATTGATTAGTTGACTGTAGCTAATGCCATGTACTCTAGCGGCCGCATTAATTCTGGTAATCCAGAGACGACG is a window from the Cyanobacterium sp. Dongsha4 genome containing:
- the rplT gene encoding 50S ribosomal protein L20; the protein is MTRVKRGNVARKRRKKILKLAKGFRGSHSKLFRTANQQVMKALRNAYRDRRKKKRDFRRLWITRINAAARVHGISYSQLINKLDKANISLNRKILAQLAIQDAEAFQKVVELAVNA